One part of the Candidatus Omnitrophota bacterium genome encodes these proteins:
- a CDS encoding sigma-54 dependent transcriptional regulator yields MSARILLVEDDRRYASRLQKNLSIEGYDVLMAASGEEALDLFTQETIDLVITDIKMPGIGGLELMKRLFELQSGIEHEIPIMLLTSVDSVRVAVDALKAGAADYITKDSDRDEILLRIQKVLSSAKVQAENRSLRKRIEEGGGFGQLIAVSAPMKDILHEIDAVADSGAGFLIVGETGVGKELIARCIHNKSPRANRSFIDINCAALPSDNLFQSEVFGHEKGAFTGASGRKLGRLELADGGTLFLDEIGDMPLESQGKILRALEMQEFERLGGNQKIKVDIAVIAATNKDLRAEVDAGRFRHDLLYRIDIIRIVIPPLRERLEDIAPLARHFLQEYAKKYRRPLPELTEEAVAFLQRYSWPGNVRELKNLIERIIIRNRNCARVDADALKREGLNGKEENKNSVLAADEILPLEEIERRAIVAALEKSAWVQIDAAKLLQISPDRMHARIKKFGLHHPSWRTYNKEEE; encoded by the coding sequence ATGAGCGCCCGCATACTCCTTGTCGAAGACGACCGCCGGTACGCTTCCCGGCTGCAAAAAAACCTTTCCATCGAAGGCTATGATGTATTAATGGCCGCATCGGGGGAGGAAGCGCTTGATCTCTTTACCCAGGAAACCATCGACTTGGTTATTACGGACATTAAGATGCCGGGAATCGGCGGCCTGGAATTAATGAAGCGCCTTTTCGAATTGCAGAGCGGCATAGAACATGAAATCCCTATTATGCTCCTGACTTCCGTCGATTCCGTCCGCGTCGCCGTCGATGCGCTCAAAGCCGGAGCGGCGGATTACATCACCAAGGATTCCGACCGCGACGAAATTCTATTGCGCATTCAAAAAGTCCTATCCAGCGCCAAGGTGCAAGCCGAAAACCGCAGCCTGCGCAAACGCATCGAGGAAGGCGGCGGCTTCGGGCAGCTGATCGCCGTCAGCGCGCCCATGAAAGACATCCTTCATGAAATCGACGCCGTCGCCGATTCCGGCGCCGGATTCCTCATCGTGGGCGAAACCGGAGTCGGCAAAGAACTTATCGCACGCTGCATTCACAATAAAAGCCCTCGCGCCAACCGTTCCTTCATCGATATCAACTGCGCCGCGCTCCCTTCGGACAACCTCTTCCAATCCGAAGTCTTCGGCCATGAAAAAGGCGCCTTCACCGGCGCCTCTGGCCGCAAACTGGGACGCCTCGAACTCGCCGACGGCGGCACGCTCTTCCTGGACGAAATCGGCGATATGCCCTTGGAAAGCCAGGGGAAAATCCTGCGCGCCTTGGAAATGCAGGAATTCGAACGTCTTGGCGGTAATCAAAAAATCAAAGTTGATATCGCCGTCATCGCCGCCACCAACAAGGACTTGCGCGCTGAAGTCGACGCGGGACGCTTCCGGCACGATCTTCTTTACCGCATCGACATCATTCGCATCGTCATTCCTCCTTTGCGGGAACGTCTGGAGGATATCGCGCCGCTCGCCAGGCATTTCCTTCAGGAATACGCCAAAAAATACCGCCGCCCTCTCCCGGAACTGACGGAAGAAGCCGTCGCTTTCTTGCAGCGCTATTCCTGGCCGGGCAATGTCCGCGAGTTGAAGAATCTCATCGAACGCATCATCATTCGCAACCGCAACTGCGCCCGCGTCGATGCGGATGCGTTGAAACGCGAAGGTCTGAACGGAAAAGAAGAAAATAAAAATTCCGTTCTTGCCGCGGACGAAATCCTTCCCCTTGAAGAAATCGAACGCCGCGCCATCGTCGCCGCTCTGGAAAAAAGCGCCTGGGTGCAAATCGATGCGGCCAAGTTGCTGCAAATCTCTCCCGACCGCATGCACGCCCGAATCAAAAAATTCGGCCTCCATCATCCTTCCTGGAGAACCTACAACAAAGAAGAAGAGTAA
- a CDS encoding type II toxin-antitoxin system RelE/ParE family toxin: protein MQFDYAPRFKKQFRNLPLDIRERAGKQLALLLENPQHPSLRLHKMEGYANMWEISVTINYRIVFQIEGDKYILFKIGSHDILKK, encoded by the coding sequence ATGCAATTCGATTACGCTCCGCGATTCAAAAAGCAATTCCGAAATTTGCCTCTCGATATTCGAGAACGGGCGGGAAAGCAGCTCGCGCTCTTGCTGGAAAATCCCCAACACCCATCTCTTCGTCTCCATAAGATGGAAGGTTATGCGAATATGTGGGAAATCAGCGTTACGATAAACTACCGAATCGTTTTCCAGATTGAAGGCGATAAGTATATACTTTTTAAAATCGGCTCTCACGATATTTTGAAGAAATAA
- a CDS encoding AbrB/MazE/SpoVT family DNA-binding domain-containing protein: protein MPTTRISPKHQITIPKPVFDAVSLEVGDVLDAAVHNGKIVLTPKRLADKVLAAKFSPAEQKILARAQAKIERIQNDFLNSKGLTVKETEIAAKAGLIDEDQRYFWTEEWQKMDRASERDIQAGRTYGPYETAEELIADLHRLAKKA from the coding sequence ATGCCCACGACCCGCATTAGTCCCAAACATCAGATCACTATCCCTAAGCCGGTATTCGACGCCGTGAGTTTGGAAGTCGGGGATGTTTTGGACGCCGCCGTTCATAACGGCAAAATCGTTCTTACTCCCAAACGCTTGGCCGACAAAGTCCTGGCGGCGAAATTCTCGCCCGCCGAGCAGAAAATCCTCGCTCGCGCCCAAGCCAAAATCGAGCGCATCCAAAACGACTTTCTGAACTCAAAAGGTCTCACCGTCAAAGAAACCGAGATCGCCGCCAAAGCCGGGCTTATCGACGAAGACCAGCGCTATTTTTGGACCGAGGAATGGCAAAAGATGGATCGCGCCTCCGAACGGGATATTCAAGCGGGGCGGACATACGGTCCTTATGAAACAGCCGAGGAGTTAATCGCCGATTTACATCGTCTCGCCAAGAAAGCGTAA
- a CDS encoding CAP domain-containing protein, producing MLVSFLWIAITLYAPALQCQTVEPTDEEQLMLELINRARMDPPAEGIRLANETDPAILSAYAYFSVDLETMKKEFASYPPRPPLAMNEKLIQSARRHSLDMRANNFQDHTGSDGSDPGLRIDDAGYLWWGWAENIYAYAKSVEHGHAGFLVDWGNTIPGHRMATLEYDDDPIFNEVGIGIVRTASGKVAAAKRLDRAGKEISPSAVLQGSAVGPMLITIDFGAGQNYIPQVVGVVYNDLNGNQFYDIGEGLGGVKITINGDNRVVVTASSGGYSFPIAIPGQYTITASGGILTESIRKTVKILGDNIKADFILGQDSNVGEWTLY from the coding sequence ATGCTTGTTTCATTTTTATGGATTGCAATAACGCTGTATGCTCCCGCTCTTCAGTGCCAGACCGTCGAGCCGACGGATGAAGAACAACTGATGCTGGAATTGATTAACCGCGCCCGCATGGACCCGCCCGCCGAAGGGATTCGTCTGGCCAATGAGACCGATCCCGCCATCTTAAGCGCCTATGCGTATTTCAGCGTCGATTTGGAAACTATGAAGAAAGAATTCGCCTCTTATCCTCCACGTCCGCCTTTGGCGATGAACGAAAAATTGATCCAATCCGCCCGCCGCCATAGTTTGGACATGCGCGCCAATAATTTTCAGGATCATACTGGCTCGGACGGCTCCGATCCTGGACTGCGCATCGACGATGCGGGCTATCTTTGGTGGGGCTGGGCGGAAAATATTTACGCTTACGCCAAGAGCGTCGAACACGGGCACGCCGGATTTCTCGTCGACTGGGGCAATACCATACCTGGCCATCGCATGGCGACGCTGGAATACGACGACGATCCCATCTTCAATGAAGTTGGCATCGGCATCGTCCGCACGGCATCCGGCAAGGTGGCCGCCGCCAAGCGGTTGGATCGGGCGGGAAAAGAGATTTCTCCCAGCGCCGTTTTGCAGGGGTCGGCGGTTGGGCCAATGCTGATTACCATCGATTTCGGCGCGGGACAGAATTATATTCCGCAGGTAGTGGGCGTCGTTTACAACGATTTGAACGGGAACCAATTTTACGATATAGGCGAAGGCTTGGGCGGCGTCAAAATCACCATCAACGGCGACAATCGCGTCGTGGTTACAGCCTCCAGCGGCGGTTACTCGTTCCCTATCGCGATACCGGGGCAGTATACTATCACGGCGTCCGGCGGCATCTTGACCGAATCCATCCGCAAGACCGTCAAAATCCTCGGCGACAATATCAAAGCCGATTTTATTCTCGGCCAGGATTCCAATGTTGGCGAATGGACGTTGTATTGA
- a CDS encoding nucleotidyltransferase domain-containing protein: MQTDQEVIDKLVQTVVNAVNPLKIILFGSAAKDDRNNDSDVDILVVMPDGTHRRRTDQELHFKMQGFPLPVDILVATPADLEKHKDNIGLIYKTVLKEGRDIYVS; encoded by the coding sequence ATGCAAACCGATCAGGAAGTAATCGATAAACTTGTTCAAACTGTGGTGAATGCCGTTAATCCATTAAAAATTATCCTTTTCGGATCGGCGGCGAAAGACGATAGGAATAATGACAGCGATGTGGATATTCTTGTGGTTATGCCGGATGGAACCCATCGGCGGAGAACGGATCAAGAACTCCACTTCAAAATGCAGGGTTTCCCTCTTCCTGTCGATATTCTTGTGGCGACTCCCGCAGATTTGGAAAAGCACAAAGACAATATTGGCTTGATTTACAAAACGGTTTTAAAAGAAGGAAGAGATATTTATGTCTCCTGA